The proteins below are encoded in one region of Dioscorea cayenensis subsp. rotundata cultivar TDr96_F1 chromosome 18, TDr96_F1_v2_PseudoChromosome.rev07_lg8_w22 25.fasta, whole genome shotgun sequence:
- the LOC120282038 gene encoding histone H2B-like — translation MAPKAAEKKTVAEKAPAEKRPKAEKRIPSKDSGDKKKKRIKKGVETYKMYIFKVLKQVHPDIGISSKAMVIMNSFINDIFEKLAQEASRLARYNKKPTITSREIQTSVRLVLPGELSKHAVSEGTKAVTKFTSS, via the coding sequence ATGGCGCCCAAGGCTGCGGAGAAGAAGACCGTCGCCGAGAAGGCTCCCGCCGAGAAGAGGCCCAAGGCCGAGAAGCGTATTCCTTCAAAGGACTCCGgcgacaagaagaagaagaggataaaGAAGGGAGTCGAAACCTACAAGATGTACATCTTCAAGGTTTTGAAGCAGGTGCATCCTGACATTGGTATCTCAAGCAAGGCTATGGTTATCATGAACTCTTTCATCAATGATATCTTTGAGAAGCTTGCTCAAGAGGCCTCCCGCTTGGCCCGGTACAATAAGAAGCCGACCATTACCTCGCGGGAGATCCAGACTTCCGTCCGCCTCGTGCTCCCTGGAGAGCTTTCGAAGCATGCCGTATCTGAGGGTACAAAGGCTGTCACCAAGTTCACCAGTTCTTAG